TTTTCTCGTTGCCGCTCTTGTCTTGTTCcccttttctctctctttctatGTCTCTCCCTTACAAAAGTTGATCCTTTGTAAGAGTCCAGTAACtaactaaaatagggaaacgccCAAAACTTTCAACCTGCAAGGAAAAAtgtattgttatttaatttagaACTATCATCCATAACTCTGTCCACTAAAAAGAGAACAAAAGGAATTAAGATCTTGCAAGTCCTCGTATAACTAAAAGGGAGGATCTTGACTCTTGCACATTCATGTAAAGATGATGGGATTGCTAAACCTGAAAAGATGAAGTAATAAGGAGAATAAGCTCAGACTCAAGACGTAAAAATGATAACCACAATCAAATAATGAGATCATGAAGTTACCTTAACTGCTAATAAATCAACTATATTATACAGTAAAACTAGTCCCCTGTCAGATGATTCACGACCAAAATTTGAGCTTGGAATACTCAACCATAGAGTTGTAGCAGCTTTGATATCTTGAAGGATTTGCTGCTTGCAGAAAGAAACACAAGACAGCTTAGGAGAAAAAGACAGCGTAATGTTAATTCTGGCATAAACATATTAACTAAGTAAAGGCATAAATTTTATGCATTAAAACGTAAAATACAGGGACTAGCCTTCTATGATTAACACCTTTGAATTTGGGTCAGCTTACTGGATACATAAAGCAAGCAAGCAATGTCCCACATCTAAGTGATGAGAACTTGGTGTTCCGTCAACATGCTCTCCACCATTCTGTTTCAGTGTCTATCTCAAGTAAGTCACATACCAACCCTGTCAAGAGGAAAAGCATTGTTACCAAATGTTTAACAAGCAAAGATTGGAGGAATAAAGAAACATGCAGGAGTAAATAACTCACAATTGCTGAAATTGCATATGTCAAACACTGACTACAGTCCTTCAAACCTTTAAGGCCAAAGGCCCTCAATACGCGTCCTTTTCGTAGTAGAACTTCCAGTATGTGTGCAGGGCTAATTTGTATGGTATACTCATCTTGCAGGAGAATATCTATTATTTCAAATTGCATTCTCTGGCACAATTTGGGTACATAACATGTAAATCTTCATATGCAAGGAGCtcctatataaataaatatatggaGTGTAAGGAAAAAAGAAGGAAGAGCAAAAtccataaaaacaattataaaagagATGGtgcaaaatttaaagttaatgaagaaataaatccatataAAAAAAGTAGCATAAAGGACCAACCTGCTGTAAAATTTTGCCAATTGACCTCTTTGACAATTTCCCCGAAAATGACAAGAAATAATACAAGGTTGAAGCTTTAGCATCCACCTCCAAGTGCTTATGAAGTTTGCATTGTACCTAGAAATTAGATAATAATCAGATAACAAACAAGGAATATTAATTATGATGGTTGAAGGTGTGTTCAAGTGCTACCTTCACCTATCGATTCACCAAAGGCATAGGACCCGACAACTTTTTCAATATACCTTCAACAACAGACCAATTATCAAAAAGATTGATTGTGGCGTCCACTGGTCTCCTGCCGCTGACTCTGTTTGAAAGCAGAAGGGGTCACACTTCTATAAAGCTGCTGTAGACACCAAgcgaaaaaatatatttaaattaaaatgacacAACTAGACATAAAATAGAGAACTTACAATGCATTTGAAATGGGTAGTTCAAAGCTGTTGGCTTCCTTCTCATCTTCCGCACCCAGTCTATTGCCCGTACATCCTCACCTTCAGACAAAACATACCTGCTGCTGCGGTAGTTGTCGACAAAGAACCTTTTCAAGCCAAGACATTAACACATAGAAGCAGAAAAACACCCACATACACATACACATAGAAGCACAAACATACCCACATAGATATAGCACATACATCAAAGCATGTAGAAACACAGAACACCCACACACAAAAATGTAGAAATACAAACACACCCACATAGATAAAGCACATAAACATAAACACATCCACATAAGAAAAACATCAAAGCATGTAGAAACACATACAGACAAACATGTAGAAATACAAACACACCCACAGAGAAACAGATTGAAACAAACAAGTCCTTCCCTTCCTTTTTATAAGGGTAAAATAAATCCATATTGAAGTTGGATTTGTGCAAGAAAGTAACGTCCCACATCTACTCCAGCTTGAAGAATAATCTGCTCAGCGATTAGCATACATAATTCAATCAAATAAGAAAGAGAACAATTACTCAATAAAAACCTACAAGTTCCTGGCATTTGCACTAATATGCATGGGCAtgagatacttgttataaacaAATAACTCGGAACTCGTAGATTTTATTGAGAAAGCTGATATGGCTTACCTTGACCAAATCAACATCATTAGCCATTGCAACAGTATGCAAAGCTGTACGCCCAAGCTGAGAATTTTGCACAGTAGGATCTAATCCAGCAGCAAGCAGTATTGGCACCAGTTCTCTCCCATCTAAGAGAAATAGGAAAAATATGTTAATGAGCAAAGTCATCAGGCCGAAAAGAAAAGAACATAACAGGTCCAAGGCTTTTGTGTTACCAATTTTGTGATCTTTCTTTACAGTAGCTGCCATACACAATGCAATTCCAACTGGACTTGGTAGATCAATTCTCTCAGCAATTTCTTCTGGGAAAGCGATTTCCAACCACCTTTTCACAACAGCCACATTCCATGTCGCTATGCACAAGTGCAAGGGTCTGTGGCATTAGGAGAATCAACATGAGCAAAAAGGAGCTGCAGGTAAAACTCAGTAGAAACATAGAACATAGCATATAGCAGGAAAATTCAATAGAACGTAATACCCCCGCGATAAATACTAAAAGTAAAAGCTTTAGCATGAACCTTAGACAACTTTGGATATTCACTTTATTATAGTAAGAACTGACAAATAACCCTAAAATAACAATGTGAGAAGCAAGGAAAGGGGAAAATTATATCCAACGGAGAATTGTCATAATTTCCATTTCCAAAATCAAAAAGTGAATAGAATCAAATGCACCGTCTCCTAGAAACCTCCCCAAACAACCACCTAATACACAGAGAAGCAGGAATAAGAAATCTTTCATAGTCGACATGATTCTTTCCCCCCTTAAGTTAGAACTTACAATATTAATacgaaagaaaataaaaaagaattaattctCACgtcaaattttttgaatttcgGAATGCCATTTACCTACAGCCTCCATTTTCCAAAATAGCAAGAGCGCAATTGGTATATTTCTTGGCGAGAGCTCTATGCAGGACAGATTCACCTTCATCGTCCACAGCATTGGGATCAGCTCCAGCCAGTAGTAGCTCCTGTCAGAAAAAACCAAAATTCATAAAGAAACTgaagtatatatttaattagtgaTAACTAATAAGCTGATGCTCACGCGCATACAATCAGGTTGTCCATAATAGGCCCAAACTTGAGGAACTGAAGGACCAAAACCATCTCTTAACTTAGACCTAACATTTGCCCCTCTCATGATAAGAGCACGAACACATTCTGCAGATCCAACAACTAAAGCAAATACCAGAGGGGGATCGCCATCTTTATCTAAACCATCAACATCTGCCTGTCCGTATTTCCAATATAACCCAAATGGGTTATGCACTACCACGTATACAAGCCAGGTGAAGAGCCGTTTGTCCATCGGTGTTCTCAACTTCTAAAAGGATAGACACTGAACCACAACCATTTCTCTTCTCCTTGATAAGTCTCCTTTTCTCGTTCCCGCTCTTGTCTTGTTGACCTTTTCTCTGTCTTTCTATCTCTCTCCTTTGTAAAAGCTGATCCTTTGTAAGAGTCCACGAACtaactaaaatagggaaacatccAGCAGTTTCAACCTGCAAGGAAAAATGAATTGTTCTTTAATTTATAACTATTATCCATAACTATGCCCACTAAAAAGAGAACAAAAGGAACTAAGATCTTGCAAATCCCCGTATAACTAAAAGGGAAGATCTTGACTCGTGCACGTTCATGAAAAGATGATGCGATTGCAAAACTGAATTAATAAAGTAATAAGGACAATAAGCTCAGACGCAGAAGGCGTAAAAAATGATAACCACAAACAAATAAGGAGATCATGAAGTTACCTTCACTGCTAATAAATCAGCAATATTATACGTCAAGACTAGTCCACTGTTTGGAGCTGATCCCAATGCTGTGTAAATAACTCACAATTGTTGAAATTGCATCTGTCAAACACCGAATACAGTCCTTCAAACCTTTAAGGCCAAAGTCCCTCAATACGCGTCCTTTTCTTAGTAGAAGTGTCAATCTCTGTGTAGGGCTAATTTGTATGGTATACACATCTTGCAAGAGAATATCTATTATTCCAAGTTGCATTCTCTAACAATTCTAGGTACATATCATGTAATTCTTCATATGCAAGGAGCTCctacataaataaatatatggaATGTAAGGAAAAAATAAGGAAGAGAAAATCCATAGTAACAAGTATAAAAGAAATGGtgcaaaatttaaagttaatgaagaaataaatccatataAGAAAAGCAGCATGAAGGACCAACCTGCTGTAAAATTTTGCCAGTTGACCTCTTTGACAATTTCCCCAAAAATGACAACAAATAATACAAGGTTGAAGCTTTATCATCCACCTCCAAGTGCTTACGAAGTTTGCATTGTACctagaaattataaaataatcagaCAACCAAACAAGGAAAATTAATTACTATGGTTGAAGGTAAGTGCTACCTTCACCGATTGCTTCACCAAAGGCATAGGACCCGGCAGCTTTTTCAATATATCTTCAACAACATACCAATTTTCAAGACCATTTACAATTATCTTGTTTATTTTGGGACTGCCACATTGGTAGACAACATCCAAAACAAAAGCAGTGCGTGTACATGTCTCCCaaacaaaatctaaaataatgTCTTGTAAAAGATCACCACACTTAACCCATTGGACTGGTTCATATAGATTTGACAAAGAAGGACAGCATAAGTCCAGGATGCTCTGCAAGACAATTTTAATGCTTTGAAGCCTGAAATAGAGTAAGCAAACAAAAAGATGGCTTTTAAACATAAACGTATCAATCAACATAAGTATGTAATGTTTTTCAAGGTGATGTCAAAGAAAAGGACATTAATTTGCATGCTGGCCACACTTATCAACCTGTAAAAGAGGAAATATACACATTCAGAAAactcaaaaaaagaaaatattgttCAATATTTCAACTTCTGAAATAATAGCATACACAAGCAAGCAGAATTTTTTTACCATCTCTGGGAGTAGGAAAGGTACTGTAATTTGTTATAATGTAAATGCTAACATGCTTACACCTTCATTTGCCAACTTCATGTCAATCCGGATGATCTGGAAACACTCAGAAATTTATCAACCTTGTTAAGtgcttgaatttttaaaatttatgcatGCAGGTATATAAATGAGCGAGAAAACATAATACTAACATTTTCTTGGGAGTGGAAAAGTCGGGTTCGCTCTTGCC
This region of Mercurialis annua linkage group LG1-X, ddMerAnnu1.2, whole genome shotgun sequence genomic DNA includes:
- the LOC126687005 gene encoding E3 ubiquitin-protein ligase KEG-like; its protein translation is MDKRLFTWLVYVVVHNPFGLYWKYGQADVDGLDKDGDPPLVFALVVGSAECVRALIMRGANVRSKLRDGFGPSVPQVWAYYGQPDCMRELLLAGADPNAVDDEGESVLHRALAKKYTNCALAILENGGCRPLHLCIATWNVAVVKRWLEIAFPEEIAERIDLPSPVGIALCMAATVKKDHKIDGRELVPILLAAGLDPTVQNSQLGRTALHTVAMANDVDLVKINS